One Lactobacillus sp. CBA3606 DNA segment encodes these proteins:
- the hisF gene encoding imidazole glycerol phosphate synthase subunit HisF, with translation MLAKRLIPCLDVAAGRVKKGVNFVNLTDVGDPVAIAAAYQQQGADELVFLDISATNEHRKTMVDLVEQVSAQVFMPLTIGGGIGSVADMQRLLRAGADKIAINSAAVADPQLIAAGAEKFGNQCIVVAIDVAWDDQAQDYRVYTHGGQQKTALSAVAWAKQAVALGAGELLVTSMDCDGTKAGFDLRLYQQLGAAVAVPIIASGGAGQLADFVTVFQQAPVDGALAASVFHYGELTIGQVKQALKAKGVVVR, from the coding sequence ATGCTCGCAAAACGATTAATTCCATGTTTAGATGTGGCAGCTGGGCGGGTAAAAAAAGGGGTTAATTTTGTCAATCTAACGGATGTGGGGGATCCGGTGGCGATTGCGGCGGCCTATCAACAGCAAGGCGCCGATGAATTGGTCTTTTTAGATATTTCTGCAACGAATGAACACCGTAAAACGATGGTTGATTTAGTTGAACAGGTTTCAGCCCAGGTCTTTATGCCGTTAACCATCGGTGGCGGGATTGGCAGTGTTGCCGATATGCAACGGTTGTTACGTGCGGGGGCGGATAAGATTGCCATTAATTCGGCGGCGGTTGCTGACCCACAACTTATTGCCGCCGGAGCTGAAAAATTTGGTAATCAGTGTATTGTTGTGGCAATTGATGTGGCTTGGGACGATCAAGCACAGGACTATCGTGTCTATACGCATGGTGGGCAACAGAAAACGGCATTGTCAGCAGTGGCGTGGGCTAAGCAAGCCGTCGCTTTAGGTGCTGGTGAATTACTCGTTACCAGCATGGATTGCGATGGGACTAAGGCCGGTTTTGATTTGCGGCTGTATCAGCAATTAGGCGCAGCGGTGGCTGTGCCAATCATTGCTTCGGGTGGCGCTGGTCAACTAGCTGATTTTGTGACTGTTTTTCAACAGGCCCCAGTCGATGGGGCCTTAGCAGCGTCAGTTTTTCACTATGGTGAATTGACAATTGGTCAAGTAAAACAAGCTTTAAAAGCGAAAGGCGTGGTGGTTAGATGA
- the hisC gene encoding histidinol-phosphate transaminase, with protein MKESVRKLQPYLPEKPLATLQAELGLSHLVRLSANENPYGTSPQVATAIKNWDWTMSNRYPDGNATVLRRVLAQQLAVDPAQLVFSVGLDEMIAMVSRTFLAPGDQVLVSAPTFSEYALHAEIEGASLVSVPTLKTGQVDFAALAAAVTPQVKSVWLCNPNNPTGTVESLAAITAFVQQVPPTTMVLIDEAYLDFATDAAAITALHLPEKWPNVVVMRTFSKAYGLANFRVGYAVFSTQLVPTMQAVRLPYNLNTLTQVAAVAAAKDQAFLQATVAKNAAERQLWQQFFDQQQIHYDQSAANFIFFEYPQADRLADYLLHQGYSLRTGLRPDWLRMTFGTAADGHQLRQLIARYGQSK; from the coding sequence ATGAAGGAAAGTGTTCGAAAACTCCAACCGTATCTTCCAGAAAAGCCATTAGCAACTTTGCAAGCTGAGTTAGGGCTATCGCATTTAGTCCGGCTATCCGCTAATGAGAATCCGTATGGGACGTCGCCACAAGTTGCCACGGCGATTAAGAATTGGGATTGGACGATGAGTAATCGCTATCCTGATGGTAATGCGACCGTTTTACGACGTGTTTTGGCGCAGCAATTAGCGGTCGATCCAGCCCAACTGGTCTTTAGTGTCGGCCTCGATGAGATGATTGCGATGGTCTCACGAACCTTTTTAGCACCGGGGGACCAAGTCTTGGTTTCGGCACCAACTTTTTCAGAATATGCGTTACATGCCGAAATTGAAGGGGCCAGCTTAGTCAGCGTGCCCACCCTAAAGACGGGTCAAGTCGATTTTGCGGCCTTAGCTGCCGCCGTGACCCCGCAAGTAAAGTCAGTTTGGCTGTGTAATCCCAATAATCCGACGGGGACGGTTGAAAGCTTGGCGGCAATCACGGCTTTTGTCCAACAAGTGCCGCCGACCACGATGGTACTAATTGATGAAGCCTATTTGGATTTTGCCACGGATGCTGCAGCCATTACGGCGTTGCATTTGCCAGAAAAATGGCCGAATGTGGTCGTGATGCGCACCTTCTCAAAAGCGTATGGCTTAGCGAATTTTCGGGTAGGCTATGCCGTCTTCTCAACACAACTAGTGCCCACCATGCAGGCGGTGCGGTTACCGTATAATTTAAATACCCTAACCCAAGTGGCAGCCGTGGCGGCGGCAAAAGATCAGGCCTTTTTGCAAGCGACGGTTGCTAAAAATGCCGCTGAACGGCAATTGTGGCAACAATTTTTCGATCAACAACAGATTCATTATGATCAGAGTGCCGCAAACTTTATTTTCTTTGAGTATCCGCAAGCGGACCGCTTGGCGGATTACTTATTACACCAAGGTTATAGTCTGCGGACCGGCTTACGGCCAGATTGGTTACGAATGACCTTTGGTACCGCAGCCGATGGGCACCAGTTACGTCAATTGATTGCTCGCTATGGTCAGTCAAAATAA
- a CDS encoding ABC transporter ATP-binding protein, translating into MTKTKTPLLALKDIVTKVNVGTPNEVMILRHLNLDIYNGDFVTVLGSNGAGKSTLFNTISGELPVNGGTIALNEHDITSLSVEKRTAFLARVFQDPKMGTAPRMTVAENLLLASQRGQHRTLRLRRLKQQLPHFKDLTATMNNGLSERLNTATENLSGGQRQALSFLMATAQRPDLLLLDEHTAALDPKTSAELMRQTNERVTQEKLTCLMITHHLDDALQYGNRLIVLDQGKIKFDVRGAEKAQLTKEKLLTFFDTID; encoded by the coding sequence ATGACGAAAACTAAGACACCATTGCTGGCCTTAAAAGACATCGTGACTAAGGTGAACGTGGGCACCCCCAATGAAGTGATGATTCTCCGGCATTTAAACTTAGACATTTATAACGGCGACTTCGTCACAGTCCTCGGGTCCAATGGGGCTGGTAAATCCACCCTTTTCAATACGATCAGTGGTGAACTCCCCGTCAATGGTGGAACCATCGCTTTGAATGAACATGATATTACCTCCCTTTCCGTTGAAAAAAGAACTGCCTTTTTAGCCCGCGTCTTTCAAGACCCTAAAATGGGCACGGCTCCACGGATGACAGTAGCTGAAAACTTACTGTTGGCGAGCCAACGTGGTCAACATCGGACGTTGCGTTTAAGACGGTTAAAGCAACAACTCCCACATTTCAAGGACTTAACAGCAACTATGAATAATGGCCTATCGGAGCGCTTGAATACGGCGACCGAAAACTTATCCGGTGGTCAACGACAAGCATTAAGTTTCTTAATGGCAACTGCTCAGCGCCCGGACTTGCTCTTATTAGATGAACATACCGCGGCCCTAGATCCCAAAACGAGTGCAGAACTGATGCGGCAAACCAATGAACGCGTGACGCAAGAAAAGCTGACTTGTTTAATGATTACCCACCATTTAGATGATGCCCTTCAATACGGGAATCGTTTAATTGTCCTCGACCAAGGCAAGATCAAGTTTGATGTCCGGGGGGCTGAAAAAGCCCAACTCACCAAAGAAAAACTATTGACCTTCTTTGATACCATTGACTAA
- a CDS encoding FAD-dependent oxidoreductase codes for MKVIVVGSSHGGYETVRGILAEQPDTEIQWYEKGDFLSFLSCGMQLYLEGTVKDVNSVRYATPKAMTAQGVHVFVEQEITKVEPTTHTVHVVNHVTGAERDETYDKLVLSVGAVPFELPVPGHDLKHIYAMRGRDWAIKLKAKTVDPDIKNVVVIGSGYIGIEAAEVFAKAGKHVTVIDLLPRLLSLYLDPEFTEVLTTEMAEHGIQAATGQSVKSFAGVAGKVTKVVTDQGEYPADLVVSAAGIRANTAWLKDTIDLDAHGLITINDYLQTSDPDIYAVGDATLVPFAPTGQPNRIALATNARRQGRFAAKNLLGTKIAMPAVSGSSALSVFDYHFASTGIKAGTAKNFDLQTKSVLITDTAQPKFVPTAAGNAKVWFKLTFDPANGRILGAQIMSKANVTANINTIALAIQAKLTVYDLAYTDFFFQPGFDRPWNIMNVAAQAAVKALQ; via the coding sequence ATGAAAGTTATCGTAGTTGGTTCTTCCCATGGTGGTTACGAAACGGTCCGCGGTATTTTAGCTGAACAACCTGACACTGAAATTCAATGGTACGAAAAAGGCGATTTTCTCTCATTCTTATCTTGTGGGATGCAGTTATACCTTGAAGGTACCGTCAAAGATGTTAACAGCGTGCGCTATGCAACGCCTAAAGCCATGACGGCCCAAGGGGTACATGTCTTTGTGGAACAAGAGATTACCAAAGTTGAACCAACAACACATACGGTCCACGTCGTCAACCACGTGACCGGGGCTGAACGTGATGAAACTTATGATAAATTAGTCCTCAGCGTTGGCGCCGTGCCTTTTGAATTACCAGTTCCTGGTCATGACTTAAAGCACATCTATGCCATGCGTGGTCGGGATTGGGCAATCAAGTTAAAGGCTAAGACCGTCGATCCAGATATTAAAAACGTGGTCGTCATTGGCTCCGGTTATATCGGTATCGAAGCCGCTGAAGTATTTGCCAAAGCCGGGAAACACGTTACTGTCATTGACTTATTGCCACGCCTATTGAGTCTATATCTCGATCCTGAATTTACTGAAGTGTTAACCACTGAAATGGCTGAACATGGGATTCAAGCTGCAACCGGTCAAAGCGTCAAATCCTTTGCGGGGGTAGCCGGTAAAGTGACTAAGGTCGTCACCGATCAAGGCGAGTATCCGGCCGACCTAGTTGTCTCAGCTGCTGGGATTCGGGCTAACACGGCGTGGTTAAAAGATACCATCGACTTAGATGCCCACGGTCTCATCACGATTAACGATTATTTGCAAACCAGTGATCCTGATATTTATGCCGTCGGCGATGCGACCTTAGTGCCATTCGCCCCAACTGGTCAGCCTAATCGGATTGCCTTGGCAACCAACGCGCGGCGGCAAGGGCGCTTTGCCGCTAAAAATCTGTTGGGTACCAAAATTGCCATGCCCGCTGTTTCAGGGTCATCCGCCCTATCTGTCTTTGATTACCATTTTGCTTCTACTGGTATCAAGGCCGGGACAGCTAAAAACTTTGACTTGCAGACCAAGTCAGTCCTAATCACAGATACGGCGCAACCAAAATTCGTCCCTACCGCAGCCGGCAATGCCAAAGTATGGTTCAAATTAACGTTTGATCCTGCCAATGGTCGTATTTTAGGGGCCCAAATCATGTCTAAAGCCAATGTAACTGCTAATATCAACACAATTGCACTTGCCATTCAAGCTAAGCTCACGGTTTATGATTTAGCTTATACTGATTTCTTCTTCCAACCCGGTTTCGACCGGCCTTGGAATATCATGAATGTGGCCGCCCAAGCAGCGGTTAAGGCCCTGCAATAG
- the hisA gene encoding 1-(5-phosphoribosyl)-5-[(5-phosphoribosylamino)methylideneamino]imidazole-4-carboxamide isomerase, translating into MIFPAIDLKAGQSVRLYQGDFTQTTLINADPVQQAQQIQAAGLAQLHLVDLDGAKSGQPENLATITAIRQAFTGTLELGGGIRRYDLAARYLKLGVDRLIIGSAALTQPALVQRLLADFGADRIVIGMDGNHGQVAINGWLEQSQTKMSTLMATMMASGAKQFVVTDVARDGTMQGPNITLLAALKAKLPQATLIASGGIRDITDIQTLQAMGIQDAIIGKALYEGTVTLAALAEVDKCSQND; encoded by the coding sequence ATGATTTTTCCAGCAATTGATTTAAAAGCCGGGCAAAGTGTCCGCTTGTATCAGGGGGACTTTACCCAGACGACCCTCATTAATGCCGACCCGGTGCAACAAGCGCAGCAGATCCAAGCTGCGGGATTAGCACAATTACACTTAGTTGATTTAGATGGTGCCAAGTCAGGACAACCAGAAAATTTGGCGACCATCACGGCGATTCGGCAAGCTTTTACAGGCACCTTGGAACTGGGCGGCGGAATTCGTCGTTATGACTTAGCTGCCCGTTACTTAAAGTTAGGGGTTGACCGGTTGATCATCGGCTCGGCGGCATTAACCCAGCCGGCCTTGGTGCAACGCTTACTGGCTGATTTTGGCGCCGACCGCATTGTAATTGGGATGGATGGTAATCACGGTCAAGTTGCAATTAATGGTTGGTTAGAACAATCCCAAACAAAGATGAGTACTTTGATGGCAACGATGATGGCGAGTGGTGCCAAACAGTTTGTCGTGACGGATGTGGCGCGCGATGGCACGATGCAGGGGCCTAATATCACCTTATTGGCCGCACTTAAAGCCAAGTTACCACAAGCAACACTCATTGCCAGTGGCGGGATTCGGGATATTACCGATATCCAAACGCTACAGGCAATGGGAATTCAAGACGCCATTATTGGGAAAGCCTTGTATGAAGGGACCGTCACGTTAGCGGCCCTAGCGGAGGTTGACAAATGCTCGCAAAACGATTAA
- the hisI gene encoding phosphoribosyl-AMP cyclohydrolase, which translates to MTAKPDFEKGQGLVTTVVTDAQTKAVLMVAWMNAESYQRTLTSGETWFWSRSRQELWHKGATSGNRQTVVSIKLDCDNDTLLIAVNPAGPACHTGHTSCFFQTIQDKRG; encoded by the coding sequence ATGACAGCAAAACCCGATTTTGAAAAAGGCCAAGGCCTCGTCACAACCGTCGTAACGGATGCGCAGACTAAGGCCGTCTTGATGGTGGCTTGGATGAATGCCGAAAGCTATCAGCGGACGCTGACTTCTGGTGAAACCTGGTTCTGGTCCCGGTCACGGCAAGAGTTGTGGCATAAAGGGGCTACGAGTGGCAATCGCCAAACTGTTGTCAGCATCAAGTTGGATTGTGACAATGACACGTTACTCATTGCCGTTAATCCTGCAGGTCCGGCTTGTCATACCGGTCACACCAGTTGCTTTTTTCAAACGATTCAAGATAAGAGAGGATGA
- a CDS encoding TerC family protein, giving the protein MLHFVEQLYGPFFSGANWSQVITSPNDWLVILSLAIIECLLSVDNAVVLAAQTQRLDNLQEREKSLFYGLWGAYIFRFLIIGIGTYLISFWEIKVLGAAYLIYLVYRFFTQHQSKPERKPRGRRFFGLSQFWSVVVQIEMMDIIFSIDSVLASLAISDNPVIVLIGGMIGIACMRGIAEIIMRLMRKIPELEPMAYGLIVIIAFKLFVSIPAIGWDIPAAAFGLIVLAAFVVTMVIHFVRQRVQKQIKKGD; this is encoded by the coding sequence GTGCTACACTTTGTTGAACAGTTATATGGCCCGTTTTTTAGCGGTGCTAATTGGAGTCAGGTGATCACTTCCCCCAATGATTGGTTAGTGATTCTATCATTGGCAATTATTGAATGTTTACTGTCAGTGGATAATGCTGTGGTGTTGGCAGCCCAGACGCAACGGCTGGATAACTTGCAGGAACGTGAAAAATCATTGTTTTATGGCTTGTGGGGGGCCTATATTTTCCGCTTTTTAATTATTGGCATTGGCACGTATTTAATTAGCTTTTGGGAAATCAAGGTGCTTGGCGCGGCCTATTTAATTTATTTGGTCTACCGTTTCTTTACCCAGCACCAAAGTAAACCTGAGCGGAAGCCACGTGGTCGTCGTTTTTTTGGTCTCAGTCAATTCTGGTCCGTCGTTGTCCAGATTGAAATGATGGATATTATTTTTTCAATTGATTCAGTGTTAGCGTCGTTAGCCATTTCTGATAATCCCGTAATTGTGTTGATTGGTGGCATGATTGGGATTGCGTGCATGCGGGGCATCGCTGAGATTATTATGCGATTAATGCGTAAGATTCCGGAACTAGAACCAATGGCGTATGGACTAATTGTCATTATTGCGTTTAAATTGTTCGTTTCGATTCCAGCGATTGGTTGGGATATTCCAGCCGCCGCTTTTGGGCTAATCGTCTTAGCCGCTTTTGTCGTGACGATGGTAATTCATTTTGTGCGCCAACGGGTTCAAAAACAGATTAAGAAAGGTGATTAA
- a CDS encoding homoserine O-succinyltransferase, whose protein sequence is MIARNGLSKAQTQGCQPKLAPATIQVLILNLMPTKKVTEQQFLQRLAVGPTDVAVTFMYPTSHHFKGSDRATIAANYVTLAQIQAEHFDGLIVTGAPVEQLPFTAVDYWAELQTIITWAQTHVRQTLFECWAAQAGLYLQFGINKRLVANKIFGVYTATMVDGDSPLMAGLTQPAELKMPQSRQTQLVLPAELPTALQLVAANAQVGPLVLAAPAQHAVYVTGHPEYAAETLALEYRRDRQQHRPIQQPQHYFSDSQGTINYSWQQASCQFYQNWVATLKLMKAGF, encoded by the coding sequence GTGATTGCACGGAATGGACTTTCAAAGGCCCAAACACAAGGGTGCCAGCCGAAATTAGCACCGGCGACCATTCAAGTATTAATTTTGAATTTAATGCCAACTAAAAAAGTCACGGAGCAACAATTCTTACAACGACTGGCAGTGGGACCTACTGATGTGGCGGTGACTTTCATGTATCCCACTAGCCATCATTTTAAGGGCAGTGACCGGGCGACGATTGCAGCTAATTATGTGACATTAGCGCAGATTCAAGCTGAGCATTTTGATGGTTTGATTGTCACTGGAGCTCCCGTGGAACAATTGCCTTTTACGGCGGTCGATTATTGGGCGGAATTACAGACGATCATCACGTGGGCGCAAACGCATGTCAGACAGACGCTGTTTGAATGCTGGGCGGCCCAGGCTGGATTGTATCTGCAATTTGGGATTAATAAACGGCTTGTTGCTAATAAAATCTTTGGCGTTTATACCGCAACTATGGTGGACGGGGACTCGCCATTGATGGCTGGGTTAACGCAGCCAGCCGAGTTGAAGATGCCACAATCGCGACAGACACAATTGGTCTTGCCGGCTGAATTACCGACTGCGCTACAACTAGTTGCGGCCAATGCGCAAGTGGGGCCATTAGTCTTGGCGGCGCCGGCGCAACATGCCGTGTACGTGACCGGACATCCCGAATACGCGGCTGAAACGTTGGCGTTAGAGTATCGGCGTGATCGGCAACAACACCGACCAATTCAGCAACCACAGCATTATTTTAGTGATTCACAGGGCACGATTAATTATAGTTGGCAACAGGCCAGTTGCCAATTTTATCAGAATTGGGTGGCAACCCTTAAATTAATGAAAGCAGGTTTTTGA
- a CDS encoding NAD(P)-dependent oxidoreductase: MQLGWIGTGVMGAAIVKNLMAAGHTLTVYNRTKSKTDALVAQGATWAATPAAVAAASDVVFTMVGFPKDVEQVYFGEQGIFSQLAAGKTVIDMTTSQPKLAVKIAAYAQKHGIQALDAPVSGGDIGAKNATLTVMVGGDEAAYTAMLPLFQAVGHKVNYFGAAGTGQHAKMANQIMIAGTMTGLTEMLLYTEAAGLDPEKVLATLSSGGADNWSMENYVPRILKADYTPGFFARHFLKDLRIALTEADAMGLDLVATAQAKRLYEVMVDVKGLGDQGTQGLINSYR; the protein is encoded by the coding sequence ATGCAACTTGGATGGATTGGAACTGGTGTGATGGGAGCGGCAATCGTCAAAAATTTGATGGCGGCTGGGCATACGTTGACGGTGTATAACCGCACTAAAAGTAAGACGGATGCTTTAGTGGCACAAGGGGCGACGTGGGCAGCGACGCCGGCCGCAGTCGCGGCTGCCAGTGATGTCGTCTTTACAATGGTTGGTTTTCCGAAAGATGTTGAACAAGTTTATTTTGGGGAGCAAGGTATTTTTAGTCAGCTAGCTGCTGGTAAAACGGTCATCGATATGACGACCAGTCAGCCGAAGTTAGCGGTGAAAATTGCGGCTTATGCGCAGAAACATGGTATTCAAGCCTTGGATGCACCGGTTTCAGGTGGTGACATTGGTGCTAAGAATGCAACCTTAACAGTGATGGTTGGTGGCGATGAGGCGGCTTATACCGCCATGTTACCATTGTTCCAGGCGGTGGGACATAAAGTTAATTATTTTGGTGCGGCTGGTACCGGGCAGCATGCTAAAATGGCAAATCAAATCATGATTGCGGGTACGATGACGGGCCTAACGGAGATGCTCCTTTATACGGAAGCGGCCGGATTAGATCCTGAAAAGGTGTTGGCCACCTTATCCAGTGGGGGGGCCGATAACTGGAGTATGGAAAACTATGTCCCTCGTATTTTGAAAGCTGATTATACGCCCGGTTTTTTTGCGCGGCATTTCTTAAAAGATTTGCGAATTGCGTTAACCGAAGCGGATGCGATGGGCTTGGACTTAGTCGCAACTGCCCAAGCAAAACGGTTGTATGAAGTCATGGTTGACGTCAAAGGGTTGGGTGACCAAGGAACCCAGGGGTTGATTAATAGTTATCGCTGA
- the hisE gene encoding phosphoribosyl-ATP diphosphatase translates to MQDMEALYQLIADRQKTPKKGSYTDYLFTEGLDKILKKVGEESTEVVVAAKNPDDDALVYETADLFYHVLVLLVQRGVSFDQIKVELAKREGEMSDFKDRPEIKNR, encoded by the coding sequence ATGCAAGATATGGAAGCTTTATATCAATTAATCGCTGATCGTCAAAAAACACCTAAAAAGGGGTCATATACCGACTATCTGTTTACCGAAGGATTGGATAAAATCTTAAAAAAGGTGGGCGAAGAATCAACTGAAGTTGTGGTAGCCGCTAAGAACCCTGACGATGATGCCCTAGTTTATGAAACCGCTGATTTGTTTTATCACGTTTTAGTTTTACTCGTGCAACGAGGGGTGAGCTTTGACCAGATTAAAGTTGAACTCGCTAAACGTGAAGGTGAAATGAGCGACTTTAAAGATCGGCCTGAAATCAAGAATCGTTAA
- a CDS encoding ABC transporter permease, whose protein sequence is MSMIVSSIGQGLLWAILGIALFLTFRILDFPDMTVEGTFPLGAATAVTAIAHGMDPYTATLLAFVTGAAAGLITGLLYTKGKIPILLAGILVMTACLSVNLRIMGSANVSLLGKQTIFANHFLASLPKYFDSVFVGLVVIVVVTVLLILFLQTNLGQAFIVTGDNRMMARSIGINTDNMTMMGLMVSNGMIGMGGALIAQNNGYADVNMGIGIIVIALASIIIGEVVFGDLTLNQRLIAVTLGSILYRFVLLIVLQLGFSTNDLNLLSAIILAVCLMLPQASKKLHLNHLLKKGVAKYDEN, encoded by the coding sequence ATGAGTATGATTGTATCCAGTATTGGGCAGGGCCTCTTATGGGCCATCTTAGGCATTGCACTCTTTTTAACTTTTCGAATTTTAGATTTTCCAGATATGACCGTTGAAGGCACCTTTCCATTAGGCGCAGCGACCGCCGTAACCGCAATTGCGCATGGCATGGATCCCTATACCGCCACGCTATTAGCCTTTGTCACTGGAGCCGCCGCCGGTCTAATCACCGGGCTCTTATACACTAAAGGCAAGATTCCAATTTTATTAGCCGGTATTTTGGTGATGACCGCCTGCTTATCTGTCAATCTCCGGATTATGGGTAGCGCCAACGTCTCACTATTAGGCAAACAGACCATCTTTGCCAACCACTTTTTAGCCAGCCTACCCAAATACTTTGACAGTGTCTTTGTCGGGTTGGTCGTCATTGTCGTGGTCACCGTATTACTCATCCTGTTCTTACAAACTAATCTTGGTCAAGCCTTCATCGTTACCGGTGACAACCGGATGATGGCACGTTCAATTGGGATTAATACCGACAATATGACGATGATGGGCTTAATGGTCTCTAACGGGATGATTGGGATGGGCGGTGCCTTAATTGCGCAAAATAACGGCTATGCTGACGTCAACATGGGGATTGGGATTATCGTAATTGCTTTGGCTTCCATCATTATTGGCGAAGTCGTCTTCGGCGATTTGACCTTAAACCAACGTTTGATTGCCGTCACACTTGGTAGTATCTTATACCGATTCGTCTTATTAATCGTGTTACAACTCGGTTTCAGTACCAACGATTTGAATTTGCTATCCGCCATCATCTTGGCCGTTTGCTTGATGTTGCCACAGGCTAGTAAAAAGCTCCATCTCAATCATTTATTAAAGAAAGGGGTCGCTAAATATGACGAAAACTAA
- the trpX gene encoding tryptophan ABC transporter substrate-binding protein, with product MLAFISALVVFLGVAFVMTTQSAKKTTSSKKVPTVGILQLETHPALDAIHRGILAGLKEYGYVPGKTVKIDYQNAQGDQSNLKTMSQKFINENADETIAIATPAAQALANAAGKQTPVILAGITDPVGGGLIKSNTKPGANITGTSGESPLKSHLDLLRQLVPKAKKIGIIYTTSDHGGEYNAKKFAKICRQAGIAYKLYTISSTNDMQQVAETMASQVDAVYAPQDNGVASAMKTLVSVTSKANIPVIPAVDTMVKDGGLATLSVDQYQLGKLSGEMAARVLQGKATATYPVELITKGKMTLNLSEAKQLGLKFPASVLKEAKQKGVIYK from the coding sequence ATGCTTGCATTTATTAGCGCTTTGGTCGTCTTCTTAGGTGTCGCTTTTGTCATGACGACCCAATCAGCCAAAAAAACCACTAGTTCAAAAAAGGTCCCCACAGTCGGGATATTACAATTGGAAACCCACCCCGCCTTAGACGCCATTCATCGCGGGATTCTGGCTGGATTGAAAGAATACGGTTATGTCCCTGGTAAAACCGTCAAGATTGATTATCAAAATGCGCAAGGTGATCAGAGTAATCTGAAAACAATGAGCCAAAAGTTCATTAATGAAAATGCGGACGAAACCATTGCCATTGCAACGCCCGCTGCCCAAGCCTTAGCTAACGCCGCTGGGAAACAAACGCCCGTAATTTTGGCTGGCATTACTGATCCAGTTGGTGGCGGTCTGATTAAAAGCAATACTAAGCCCGGCGCTAACATCACTGGGACTTCCGGTGAATCACCATTAAAGTCCCATTTAGACTTATTACGCCAGCTCGTCCCTAAAGCTAAGAAGATTGGGATTATCTATACCACTTCTGATCACGGTGGCGAATATAACGCCAAGAAGTTCGCTAAAATTTGTCGTCAAGCTGGGATTGCATACAAGCTGTATACCATTTCTAGCACCAACGATATGCAACAAGTTGCGGAAACGATGGCGTCGCAAGTTGATGCCGTCTACGCCCCCCAAGACAACGGGGTTGCCAGTGCAATGAAGACCTTGGTTTCAGTCACAAGTAAGGCTAATATTCCCGTGATTCCCGCCGTCGATACGATGGTTAAAGATGGCGGTCTCGCAACGCTTTCCGTTGACCAATATCAATTAGGTAAATTATCTGGTGAAATGGCGGCCCGGGTCTTACAAGGAAAAGCCACCGCAACCTATCCAGTTGAACTGATTACTAAAGGGAAAATGACGCTTAACTTAAGCGAAGCTAAACAATTAGGGCTTAAATTCCCAGCTAGCGTCTTGAAGGAAGCCAAACAGAAAGGGGTCATTTACAAATGA
- the hisH gene encoding imidazole glycerol phosphate synthase subunit HisH: protein MFAIVDYDTGNTRNLQKALTYLKVPTVLTADPTVLAQAEAVILPGVGAFAAAMQALTERQLVPVLQRLGRDGKPMLGICLGMQLLFESSTEYGVHPGLGLLTGNVAALPTDLGVKVPQMGWNENHVQRPTTPFVGIDGAYTYFVHSYYAVSPANQIVASVQHGVTVPSIVQKQNVIGMQFHPEKSGQVGLDQLATFKKMVSANDFSSN from the coding sequence ATGTTTGCAATTGTAGATTATGATACGGGTAATACCCGCAATCTTCAAAAAGCTTTGACGTATTTAAAGGTACCGACGGTTTTAACCGCTGATCCGACCGTCTTAGCTCAAGCAGAAGCCGTTATTTTACCCGGTGTGGGAGCTTTTGCAGCCGCCATGCAGGCTTTGACCGAACGGCAACTTGTCCCGGTATTGCAACGCTTGGGCCGTGATGGTAAACCGATGCTCGGGATTTGTTTGGGCATGCAGTTGTTATTTGAGAGCAGCACTGAATATGGAGTGCATCCCGGTCTGGGCTTATTAACCGGGAACGTGGCCGCCTTGCCAACCGATTTAGGGGTGAAAGTACCACAAATGGGCTGGAATGAGAACCACGTCCAACGACCGACAACGCCGTTTGTTGGCATTGACGGTGCGTATACTTATTTTGTGCATTCGTATTATGCCGTTAGTCCAGCTAATCAGATTGTCGCCAGCGTCCAACATGGCGTGACGGTGCCAAGTATCGTGCAAAAACAAAACGTGATTGGGATGCAATTTCATCCTGAAAAGAGTGGACAAGTTGGCTTAGACCAGTTAGCAACTTTTAAGAAAATGGTGAGTGCAAATGATTTTTCCAGCAATTGA